One Telluria mixta DNA window includes the following coding sequences:
- a CDS encoding gluconate 2-dehydrogenase subunit 3 family protein, translating to MDRRTLLKRIAAAAGAAYWSGETLAVQLAKAAGSRPDDGAQPEPFPAAHKERLAALCELIIPQTDTPGAIQAGVPAFVADMYAHWLVPAERKTVVDGLAALESAAQAAHGRGFAACTPAQQGALLAPARKAAGSYQQRSHGMDARLADPTAPFFFKMRDLVTLGYFTSEAGVNGELAYVPVPGRWDADVDTKTWNRQIQI from the coding sequence ATGGACCGAAGAACCCTGCTCAAGCGGATCGCCGCCGCTGCCGGCGCCGCCTACTGGAGCGGCGAGACGCTGGCGGTGCAGCTGGCCAAGGCGGCGGGCAGCCGCCCGGACGACGGCGCGCAGCCGGAACCGTTCCCGGCCGCGCACAAGGAGCGCCTCGCCGCGCTGTGCGAACTGATCATCCCGCAGACCGACACGCCGGGCGCGATCCAGGCGGGCGTGCCCGCCTTCGTGGCCGACATGTATGCGCACTGGCTGGTGCCAGCCGAGCGCAAGACCGTCGTCGACGGCCTGGCCGCGCTGGAGAGCGCCGCGCAGGCCGCGCACGGCCGCGGCTTCGCCGCCTGCACGCCGGCGCAGCAGGGCGCCTTGCTTGCACCCGCGCGCAAGGCGGCGGGCAGCTACCAGCAGCGCTCGCACGGGATGGACGCCCGCCTCGCCGACCCCACGGCACCGTTCTTCTTCAAGATGCGCGACCTCGTCACGCTCGGCTACTTCACGTCGGAAGCGGGCGTCAACGGCGAACTGGCCTACGTGCCGGTGCCGGGACGCTGGGACGCGGACGTCGACACCAAAAC